A genomic stretch from Plasmodium cynomolgi strain B DNA, chromosome 8, whole genome shotgun sequence includes:
- a CDS encoding hypothetical protein (putative), with protein sequence MLKYFTKEHYSYLSSSKRMSFRVEKDIKTRTTFVNREDLKHVFVLDSQDTTAGLCLLNISLFLLGGLSNEKGKGDLATNLQGGLFIISLIIFSIQKIMERCILSDVTFALLLYISCVLPFLLLELNGCFNNIIFLPICLMFYFTRYHLRTLFFLDSFLILTILVINVSINSSTIDIYIFLFLLTTLFFSMIYYRYLYYFSRALSNSVANPRNMILMFPYINEYHQVCFVKLADVLLDINNYMYIKWNIFCRNIPKFHIKSEKDLQSAHIVASRLANKFFTLRNQKLFSTYPPYYCLKVFIIKIVLYNFCY encoded by the coding sequence GACGACGTTCGTCAACAGGGAGGACCTGAAGCACGTGTTCGTGCTGGATTCGCAGGACACAACGGCCGGACTGTGTCTTCTGAACATCTCATTATTCCTCCTAGGAGGATTATCCaatgaaaaaggcaaaggagaTCTAGCGACGAATCTACAAGGAGGTCTTTTCATTATAAGTTTGATTATCTTTTcgatacaaaaaataatggaaCGATGTATCTTGTCGGATGTGACGTTCGCCCTCCTACTGTACATCTCCTGTGTGTTGCCATTCCTCCTTCTAGAACTGAATGGCTGTTTTAACAACATCATCTTTCTCCCTATATGTCTCATGTTCTACTTCACTAGATACCATCTCAGAACATTATTCTTTCTCGACTCCTTTCTCATTCTAACCATCCTAGTAATAAACGTATCAATAAACTCCAGCACCATCGATATTTatatcttcctctttttgttgACTACTCTCTTTTTTAGTATGATTTATTACCGTTATTTGTACTATTTTTCTAGAGCCCTTTCTAACTCTGTAGCTAATCCAAGAAACATGATTTTGATGTTCCCATACATAAATGAATACCACCAAGTTTGCTTTGTGAAGCTAGCAGATGTACTGCTTGACATAAACAattacatgtacataaagTGGAATATCTTCTGTAGAAATATCCCaaaatttcatataaaaagtgaaaaggatTTACAGAGTGCACATATTGTGGCTAGCAGATtagcaaataaatttttcactctcagaaatcaaaaattattttctactTATCCTCCATATTACTGTCTAAAagtttttatcataaaaattgtacttTATAATTTCTGCTAttga